The following coding sequences lie in one Treponema socranskii subsp. buccale genomic window:
- a CDS encoding Bug family tripartite tricarboxylate transporter substrate binding protein, which yields MKTRKKIAAGIIAASVLISSAFAKKGEKSADYPKKGITVICPWGAGGGTDAILRALCSTAEKYLGTTITVENKTGGAGAIGHAAIKNARPDGYTVGMITFELNSLPQQGLIDFTYADFDPLIRVNADAATLTVGKNEPYNSVQEFVNYCKAHPGEVSIGNSAPGSVWHIGAGLLADQAGIKVKHIPFEGAAGAVTAVAGGHIQAVTVSLAEVKSQYDAGNVKVLGIMAAKRPEAYPNIKTFKEQGYNIEYATWRGLALPKGVDPAIKAKLVEAFTKAENDPAFIATAKNLNQTLAYQNPQEFAAFLKSNFEAVTKTMKSIGLID from the coding sequence ATGAAAACAAGAAAAAAGATTGCGGCGGGAATCATCGCTGCAAGCGTTTTAATTTCTTCCGCCTTTGCAAAAAAAGGAGAAAAGTCTGCGGATTATCCGAAAAAAGGCATTACGGTAATCTGTCCGTGGGGCGCCGGCGGCGGTACGGATGCGATTTTGCGCGCGCTGTGTTCGACTGCGGAAAAGTACCTCGGTACGACGATCACCGTCGAAAATAAAACGGGCGGTGCGGGCGCTATCGGTCATGCTGCAATCAAAAACGCGAGACCGGACGGATATACGGTCGGTATGATAACCTTCGAATTGAATTCGCTGCCGCAGCAGGGTTTGATCGATTTCACGTATGCCGATTTCGATCCGCTCATCCGCGTCAACGCCGACGCTGCGACGCTTACGGTCGGAAAAAACGAACCGTACAATTCCGTGCAGGAATTCGTCAACTACTGCAAAGCGCATCCCGGTGAAGTTTCCATCGGAAACTCGGCGCCCGGATCCGTGTGGCACATCGGTGCGGGATTGCTTGCCGATCAGGCCGGCATCAAAGTAAAACATATTCCGTTCGAAGGCGCGGCGGGTGCGGTTACGGCAGTAGCGGGCGGACACATTCAAGCCGTTACGGTTTCGCTTGCAGAAGTCAAATCACAATATGACGCCGGCAATGTAAAAGTGCTCGGCATTATGGCGGCAAAACGCCCCGAAGCGTACCCGAATATCAAAACGTTCAAAGAACAGGGATACAATATCGAATATGCGACATGGCGCGGACTTGCATTGCCGAAAGGCGTCGATCCCGCAATCAAAGCGAAATTGGTAGAAGCGTTTACAAAAGCGGAAAACGATCCTGCGTTTATTGCGACCGCAAAAAATCTCAACCAAACGCTCGCATATCAAAATCCCCAAGAGTTCGCCGCTTTCTTAAAAAGCA